A part of Halictus rubicundus isolate RS-2024b chromosome 4, iyHalRubi1_principal, whole genome shotgun sequence genomic DNA contains:
- the LOC143353784 gene encoding facilitated trehalose transporter Tret1, which yields MTAQMGETMTAKVMWPQWMAGVGVLLLQTQVGLMAGWSSPYIGLLTSPEASFTITMVEVSWVVSLLNLGRLLGAFTGSLCVNYFGSKTTLLIISVPIFLLWSFVIVATNVWWLYTARFLGGLSIGMLYSSFSLFLAEVADPNIRGALVAMSMSGMPIGSFLMCAMGPYLSMTVSSAVCLVPCVMLMILFFCLPESPHHLIKVRQDKKAKSSIEWYHRGCNVEQEFLSLKKFVDNCNGQSFLESLMEFRHACYVKSILLITALFTYGQMCGLNNVLCYMETILKSAQVTVIEPSLAVVIVMGAGIVGTCFSSALIDRCGRKILMILSCVGLALCLGCMTLTFQLLSLGVRSNALDGLFIVAMMLLYIFMFVGVLTVPPAILSEIFPPHLKCIAACYASCVAGITSFISTLTYLPLIDLMTERYVYLFYGLLLLTGVPFVQFCVPETKGLSLQEIQRRLVKKK from the exons ATGACGGCGCAAATGGGTGAGACGATGACTGCGAAAGTGATGTGGCCGCAATGGATGGCTGGCGTCGGAG TTTTGCTCCTACAGACCCAAGTGGGGCTCATGGCAGGCTGGTCGTCACCGTACATCGGGCTGTTAACGTCCCCGGAAGCTTCGTTCACGATCACGATGGTGGAGGTGTCCTGGGTGGTGTCGTTGCTGAACCTTGGCAGGTTGTTGGGCGCGTTCACCGGGTCGCTGTGCGTCAACTATTTCGGCAGCAAGACAACGCTTCTGATCATCAGCGTGCCCATCTTCCTCCTCTGGTCGTTCGTGATCGTGGCCACGAACGTGTGGTGGCTGTACACTGCTAGGTTCCTCGGTGGCCTGAGTATAGGGATGTTGTACAGTAGTTTCTCCCTTTTCCTAGCCGAGGTGGCGGATCCCAACATCCGAGGAGCTCTGGTCGCTATGAGCATGAGCGGCATGCCGATCGGGAGCTTTCTGATGTGCGCGATGGGGCCGTATTTATCTATGACCGTGTCAAGTGCCGTCTGCTTGGTTCCCTGTGTGATGCTGATGATCCTCTTCTTCTGTCTGCCGGAATCTCCTCACCACTTGATCAAAGTCAGGCAAGACAAGAAAGCGAAGTCGTCTATAGAGTGGTACCATCGGGGCTGCAACGTGGAACAGGAATTCCTCTCGCTGAAGAAGTTCGTCGACAACTGCAACGGCCAGAGCTTCCTCGAGTCTCTGATGGAGTTCAGGCACGCGTGCTACGTGAAATCGATCCTGCTGATAACGGCGCTATTCACGTACGGCCAAATGTGCGGACTGAACAACGTGCTCTGCTACATGGAGACGATCCTGAAGAGCGCCCAAGTGACCGTGATCGAGCCCTCGTTGGCGGTGGTAATAGTGATGGGAGCGGGCATCGTCGGCACCTGTTTCTCCTCGGCCCTGATCGACAGGTGCGGCAGGAAGATACTGATGATCTTGTCCTGCGTCGGCCTCGCGCTATGTCTCGGCTGCATGACCCTCACCTTCCAGCTGTTGAGCCTCGGCGTTCGCTCGAACGCGCTCGACGGATTGTTCATCGTCGCGATGATGTTACTCTACATCTTCATGTTCGTGGGCGTGCTGACGGTGCCGCCCGCGATCCTCAGCGAGATCTTCCCGCCACACCTCAAGTGCATCGCGGCGTGTTACGCGAGCTGCGTGGCCGGCATCACTTCGTTCATCTCCACCCTCACCTATCTACCCCTAATCGATCTGATGACCGAACGGTACGTGTACCTGTTCTACGGCCTCTTGCTGCTCACCGGTGTGCCCTTCGTGCAGTTTTGTGTGCCCGAGACCAAGGGACTGTCCCTGCAAGAAATCCAAAGACGATTGGTCAAGAAGAAATAG